A window of Mucilaginibacter paludis DSM 18603 contains these coding sequences:
- a CDS encoding exopolysaccharide transport family protein, with the protein MEASDFFKLLKRYRIVMMVIPLITIMVTYYFVRNLPDSYVSQTQIATGIVDQSQKLPEDQTAQESQIFMEFANVIATIKLNTIVNQVSYQLILHDLTSDLPFRKPSKLFRDLNANARAHAIEVYTKMYNTHGALMLWDKDQNGLNSLINSMRYDAGSIQAKLGIYRWENSDFIHVDFESENPQLSAFVLNTLAKEFISYHTDTEKGNQLKSIHALDSLLQKKKLSIDKKTDSLKRYKIKNHILNIKDQASSLYAQISDFEGRKQQAEKDIAANDGAIKSIDSKFKTSGKRGGYFENVSSKINTKIAADKDILKSYTDAWIKSNYNNYYKLKIDSVQNILTNEINQSADQSGDSPLSTKSSLRAQKLNLEVTYDLAKFSLNTLEKEIGRLKGELDQLVPHEAVIQSMESSIDIDSKEYLDLLAKYNQASVLSNFSVKLRQVDLAMPGGPQSSKKMILTIAAGVISEVFCLLVLFVLFYLDSTIKHPRTLASVSGLPVLGYLNVITGSILDLRKLWDTDNKNKMQQFKDQLRSIRFEIDQELNDHKLLAITSLGEGEGKTLLAVSLAYSYSIINKKVLLIDGNFSNPSISTTIKPQLFIEEYFKESPDNNQAITNDVHVIGNRGNDITLLEIDGEKAIEQKFIELKALYDIIIVEVQDMSKMNKAKEWLLFADKTIVVFEANQSMNETKNAAIKYFKTLGPKFGGWIFNRVPLDDK; encoded by the coding sequence ATGGAAGCATCTGATTTTTTTAAACTGTTAAAACGCTACCGAATTGTGATGATGGTCATTCCACTGATCACCATCATGGTAACCTATTACTTCGTTCGTAATTTACCCGATAGCTATGTTTCGCAAACGCAGATAGCAACCGGAATAGTTGACCAATCGCAAAAACTCCCCGAAGACCAAACGGCGCAGGAGTCGCAAATATTCATGGAATTTGCCAACGTAATTGCAACTATCAAGTTGAACACGATAGTAAACCAGGTATCTTACCAACTTATTCTGCACGACCTGACCAGCGATTTACCCTTTCGCAAGCCCAGCAAATTATTTAGGGATTTAAATGCCAATGCCCGGGCGCATGCTATCGAGGTTTACACCAAAATGTACAATACCCATGGTGCTTTGATGTTGTGGGACAAGGACCAAAACGGATTAAATTCCCTGATAAACTCCATGCGTTATGATGCAGGCTCTATACAAGCAAAATTGGGAATTTACCGATGGGAGAACAGCGACTTTATTCATGTGGATTTTGAGTCAGAAAATCCACAGCTTTCGGCCTTTGTGTTAAATACACTGGCCAAAGAATTTATAAGCTATCATACCGATACCGAAAAGGGTAATCAATTAAAGTCAATTCATGCCCTGGATAGCTTGCTTCAAAAAAAGAAACTCTCCATTGATAAAAAAACCGATTCGTTAAAACGCTATAAAATCAAGAATCACATTTTAAATATCAAGGACCAGGCATCAAGCCTGTACGCTCAGATATCTGACTTTGAGGGGCGTAAGCAACAAGCCGAAAAAGACATCGCCGCCAACGACGGGGCCATCAAAAGCATCGATAGTAAATTTAAAACATCTGGAAAAAGAGGTGGGTATTTTGAAAATGTTTCGAGCAAAATAAACACTAAGATTGCGGCCGACAAGGATATTTTAAAATCGTACACAGATGCCTGGATCAAGAGCAACTATAATAATTATTACAAATTAAAGATAGACTCGGTACAAAACATACTGACAAACGAAATCAATCAGTCGGCCGATCAATCAGGCGATAGCCCACTCTCAACAAAAAGCAGCTTGAGAGCACAAAAGCTAAACCTCGAAGTAACTTACGACCTTGCAAAATTCAGTTTGAATACGCTTGAAAAGGAGATTGGCCGGTTAAAAGGTGAGCTTGACCAATTGGTGCCCCACGAGGCCGTAATCCAATCGATGGAAAGTAGCATCGACATAGATAGTAAAGAATATCTTGATTTGCTGGCTAAATATAACCAGGCATCCGTGCTGTCAAACTTTTCTGTAAAGTTACGGCAGGTTGATCTGGCTATGCCCGGCGGGCCCCAAAGCTCCAAAAAAATGATACTCACCATTGCCGCCGGTGTAATTAGCGAGGTATTTTGCCTGCTTGTGCTATTTGTTTTATTTTACCTTGATAGTACAATTAAACACCCACGCACATTGGCCAGCGTATCGGGCCTTCCTGTTTTAGGATACCTCAACGTAATTACGGGATCAATTCTTGATTTGAGGAAATTATGGGATACCGATAACAAGAACAAGATGCAGCAGTTTAAAGACCAGTTGCGATCCATCCGGTTTGAAATTGATCAGGAACTAAACGATCATAAATTATTAGCAATAACAAGTTTGGGTGAAGGCGAAGGAAAAACGCTTTTAGCTGTAAGCCTGGCTTACTCCTACTCCATTATCAATAAAAAAGTATTGCTAATTGACGGCAATTTTAGTAACCCAAGTATCAGCACAACGATAAAACCACAGTTGTTTATTGAAGAGTATTTTAAAGAAAGCCCGGATAATAACCAGGCCATTACTAACGACGTGCATGTGATAGGAAACCGGGGGAACGATATTACGCTGTTGGAGATTGATGGCGAAAAAGCTATTGAACAGAAGTTTATTGAGCTAAAGGCCCTGTACGATATCATTATTGTAGAAGTTCAGGATATGAGCAAGATGAATAAGGCCAAAGAGTGGCTGCTATTTGCTGATAAAACCATTGTTGTATTTGAGGCTAACCAAAGCATGAATGAAACCAAAAATGCCGCGATTAAATATTTTAAAACCCTCGGGCCAAAATTTGGAGGCTGGATATTTAACAGAGTACCGTTAGACGACAAGTAG
- a CDS encoding TolC family protein yields MKRNFIFTIGVILFLLPAAQGFAQESIMNDISYPFLQKLIAAAKEYYPQIKIKQEQVNAAKINYNGSKSAWFDGLSLSYVYSPKNTLSLTSTSTTTSGSGTSNPSLFSGYQVSVSVNVGSFIKNPFNTKVAKANYNIALLEQQAFNGNIETEVTKLYLTYIQQIASLRLRTKTAQDIGSLLEQSRRDFEKGDETIENYTKATTSFSDINQLKIDAEVAVLNAKVALEEIIGKKLEEVK; encoded by the coding sequence ATGAAAAGGAATTTCATTTTTACAATAGGTGTCATTCTGTTCTTACTTCCTGCTGCACAAGGTTTTGCGCAGGAGAGTATCATGAACGACATTTCTTATCCATTTTTACAAAAGTTAATTGCAGCTGCTAAAGAATATTATCCACAAATAAAGATAAAGCAAGAGCAGGTTAATGCGGCCAAAATAAACTACAATGGTTCAAAATCGGCATGGTTTGATGGTTTATCACTTTCGTACGTTTACAGTCCTAAAAACACATTAAGCTTAACCTCTACAAGTACCACTACCAGCGGCTCCGGCACAAGCAACCCGAGCCTTTTTTCAGGTTACCAGGTTTCGGTTAGCGTAAACGTAGGAAGTTTTATTAAAAACCCCTTTAATACTAAAGTGGCCAAAGCAAACTATAACATTGCATTGCTTGAGCAGCAAGCTTTTAACGGCAATATTGAAACGGAAGTTACTAAACTCTACCTAACCTATATACAACAAATAGCATCGTTGAGGTTACGAACCAAAACCGCGCAGGACATAGGCTCATTGCTTGAGCAAAGCAGACGCGATTTTGAGAAAGGAGATGAGACAATAGAAAATTACACCAAGGCTACAACTTCGTTCTCTGATATTAATCAACTAAAAATTGATGCCGAGGTTGCCGTTTTAAATGCCAAGGTAGCGCTTGAAGAGATTATAGGAAAAAAATTAGAAGAAGTAAAATAA